Genomic window ([Empedobacter] haloabium):
GGTGCCGCCCGTCGTCGCGATGCCGATGCCTTCGCGGTTCAGCTCCGACACCTCCGGCGCCACGCGCAGGTTGATGCGCCCGCCCGCCAGCACGGTGGGCGTGAATTTCACCGCGACGCCGTATTCCTTTTCCTCCAGCGTGATGGCACCACCGCTGGACAGCGAATTCTGCGCGACCGGAATGAAGATCTTGCCGCCGGCCAGGAAGCTCGCCTCCTGCCCGCTGATGGCCATCACCGTCGGCTCGGCCAGGATCTTGACCAGGCCATCGCGCTTCTCGCCGTCGATGGTGACGCGACCCACGCTGTTGGCCAGCACGCCCAGTGAGCCGCTGCCGCCCGACAGCAGGCTCGAGACGATGCCATAGGTGCCGCTGCTGCCCTGGCTGACGCGCGACAGGCTGGCGCCCAGCTGGTCCACCAGCGACTTCGAGATCTCGGCGATCTTTACCTCCAGCATGACCTGCTGGGGCGCGGCCACCTGCAGCATGTTCATTACCTTGGCCGCCGCCGCCGGCGCCGGTGCGGCCGCCGCCGCGGGCTGGCCGACGCCGCTCGCGGGTGGCGTGCCGGCACCCGCGCTCGCGGCCGCCGTGGCGCTGTCCTGGAACGACGTCGCCAGCGCCACCAGCTGGGCGGCGACGACGGAATCGCTGACCATGCCGGACAACACCACGGCATTGCCGGAGCTGCCCACGCGCAGGTCCTTCTCGGTCGGGAACAGCTGGGCGAACTGCTCGCGCAGCGCGGCCGTGTCGAGCTTGACCTCGATGTCGAACACCGTCGAGTGGCCTTCCTTGTTGGCGACGATCAGGTTGGTGGAACCGACGCTGCGCGCCACCAGCACGATCTCGCTGGCGTTGGGCACGACCACGTTGGCCACTTCCGGCGCGCCCACGGTCACTTGCGACGCGGGCGAGCAGAAACGCTTCAGCATGGATTTGCCGCGTACCAGTTCGAGCCGGCCGGTGGCGCCGCCTTTGAGGTCGATGCAGTCGCGCGCGGGGGCGGCGACGACGGTCGCGCAGGCGGTCGCCAGCGCACAGGCGAGGGCGGTTTTTGAAGTCAACAGCGTCATGGCGTGGCCTTGGAATTGAACGATTGCGGTGCGGCGTCAAGGCCGCGGATGACCATTACGCCCTCCTGGGCGCGTACTGCCGGTGCGGCAGGCCGGGCAGCCGGTGCGGCAATGGGCGGCGCGGCCGGTGCCGGCGCGGCCTTGACCGGCGGCAGGCCCAGGACCGACTCGCGCGTGGCGCCGGCGGTGTTGGCCGGCTGCGGATCGACCTGGTTGCGCAGCACCAGCGACAGCGAACCGATGCTGCGTGCCAGGTCCAGCTTTTCAACCTGGTCGGGCGTGAGCTCCAGCGTGACGGCATTGACCACCTTCGGCTTGGTGTCGTCACGGTTCGATTCCTGCGCCACCGCCAGCACGAGGATGCGCTCCAACACGATCTTCGAGATTGACTGCTCGCGCGTGGCCATGTCGCCGCCGCTGGCTTGCAGGTTGACCAGGATGTCGACGTAGTTGCCGGGCAGGGCGAAGCCGGCCACGCCGACGACGTCGTTGACGCGCACCGTCATCGCGCGCTTGCCGGCCGCGACCACGGCGGACAGGCCGCCGGTGGTGCCAGGCGGCGCCAGCTTGGCTTCCAGCACCGGTTCGCCGCGGCCGATGTCGCTGCGGGTAACGCGGTTCTCCAGCTGTTTCAGGTCGGAGACAGCGCCCGGCGGCAGGGAGCCGGCCGGCCAGTCGATCAGCTGCACATTGTCCTTGCTCAGGCGCGCGCCCTGGCCGATGTCGGTGGCGGCGATCGCCACCTTGGTGCCGGCCGCGGCACCCTGTTCGGTCATCCACTTGGCGGCCACCAGCACCGCGGCCAGCGCCAGGAACAGGGCCACGCCGATGATCAGCAGTGAGCGTGAGTTACGCATCAATCGTTCTCCATCCAGCCGCGTTCGCGGCGATCCACATCAAGACCGCCATGCTGGCTACCGGCGGCAAAGTAGTTGTCCCATGCCCAGTCCAGCGTGCGACGGCTCAGTTCTGGGGCGCGGTCCTCGTAGCGCGCCAGGTCGCGCAGCTGGCGCACCAGGTCGCGCGGGTGGCAGGCCAGCAGCGGCACGTTGCGCTGGCGGTGGCAGTCGAGCAGGTAGGCGAACGCGTCGGCGTCGAACGGCACGCCGGCCTGGGCGCAGGCCTGGCGGAACAGCACGCCGTATTCGTCGGTGGTCGCTGGTGGCACCTCGATCTTGTAGCCCAGCCGGCGCAGGAAGGCCCCGTCGGACAGGCGGTGCGGCACGAAGTTCGACGAGAACACCACGATCACGTCGAACGGCACCTGGAAGGTGTGACCGGTATGCAGCGTCAGGTAGTCGACGTTGCGGTCCATCGGCACGATCCAGCGGTTCATCAGCGCCTCGGGGGAGCAGCGCTGGCGCCCCAGGTCGTCGATGATGAAGATGCCGTTGTTCGACTTCAGGTGCGGCGGCGCCTGGTACAGGCGGGTGTGCGGGTCGAAGCGCAGGTCCAGCATGTCCAGCGTCAGCTCGCCGCCGGCCAGCGCGGCGGGACGGCGCACGCCACGCACCCAGCGCATGTCGGTGGCCGTGCCGCGGTCGAAGCCGGACGTGATCGTCACCGGTTCCGCGGCCGGCTGGTGCTGCACGGTGTCGAAGAACGGAATCACTTCGCCGTCCACCATCAGGGCGTACGGCACGGCGATGGCGCCGGACAGCAGGTCGCGCAGGCGTTCGGCGAGATACGTCTTGCCGCTGCCGGCCAGGCCGTGCAGAAACAGCGCGCGGCCGGAATTCATCGCCGCGCCCAGCTGCGCCAGCACGCGCGGGTTGACGACGGTGCCGTCGAACACCTCGCCCATGCGCGTGCGCGTGACGTGCACGTTGGCCACGCTCTGCGCCTGCACCTGCGTGGTGTAGGCCGCCAGCGTGACGGGCGCCGGGCCGGCGTAGGCATTGCGTGCCAGCGCCGTGGCGGCACGCAGGCGGCCCGATTCCGTCAGCAGATAGTTGATGTCGGCATCGGTGCCGCTGCTGCCCAGGCGCACCAGGTCGCACAGCTTCTCGGCGCGCAGGAAGGCGATCAGCGGATCGATCACGCTGACATTGAGTTTCAGGTGCGAGGCCAGTTCCGGCAGGCGCATCTGGCCGCGCTGGTACAGCACCTTGGCCACCAGTTCGGCCAGGAACAGGAAGGGCAAGCCCGTGTCCTCGACGGTACGCGGCGCGCGGGTGTCGGCCGGCGCGGTAAAGATGTCGTTCACAGCGGCAGCTCCCCGACCAGGTGCAGCCAGGCGACGCAGGCGCCCGTGCCACCGGCGATCGCCACGGCATAAGGCAGGCGGCCGCTGGCTGCGGCGGGCAGCGCGATGCCGTCGCTCAGCTGCGTCAGGCCGGCGTGCAGCATGGTCTGGTAGGTATTGTTCAATACGCGGCGCAGGCTGCCCTGCCAGGCGGCCACGGCCAGCGCCAGCACGCCGCCGGCAAGCAAGGTGGCGATGCCCACGGTGAGAATCTGGCCGGCGCCAACGAAGGCACCCACCATGGCCAGCAGCTTGACGTCGCCGGCGCCCATCAGGCGCAACGCGTACATGGGCATCAGGAAGGCCAGGCCGAGGGCCCAGCCGCCCAGCGAAGACAGCAGTCCCAGGCTGCCCATCGGCGTGCCGAACAGGCCCTCTCCGGCCGGCAGCAGCGCATGCAGGGCCAGCGCCAGCACGGCGCCCGGAAACACGATGGCATTCGGAATGCGGCGCGCGCGCAGGTCGTGCCAGACCGCGAGGGCCAGCAGTACGCACAGCAGCAGCAGGGGGAGCAGTGTCACGGGGAACTCCGGAAAAATAAAAATCCGGAACGGGCGGGCCCGGTTCCGGATTGGGGCGCGCCGTTGAGGGCGCGCCGCTGGGACCTTAGGCGGTCGGGGCGGTGCCGGCGATTGCCTTCTTCAGGTTTTCGAAGATTTTGTTGATGTCGCCGCCCAGCGCCTTCACAGCGACGCCGATCACTGCCGCGATCAGGGATGCGATCAGTGCATATTCGATAGCGGTCACGCCGTCTTCTTCGCGGATAAAGTTTTTGATGAAGTTCATTGAGGTCCTTTGTGTTGGGTGGTGAGTCGATTGGCTATGCGCTCGTCCATGCGGCCAGTACCGCGATGAAGCCGACGACAACGACCAGGAGACTCAGCACCACGTGCGGCATCGTCGAACTTCCCGTGCGTTCGTACTGCTGCTGATCCGGGAAATCTTCTTTGTCGTACACGTGCGCTCCTGTTCTTGTCGCGCCGCATGAAGGAATGCGCAGCGCATGAACAGCATCGTACGCACCGGCCCCGTCTTGCACATCCGTCAAAGCTCCCCTTTTGCCTGGGACCTTGTGCCCGTGCGGCATGGGACATATGTCCTACGCCAGAGCCCGTGTCCCGTTTTGGTGACTGACACCGCGGTGGGACACGGGCCCGGCTGTATCACGTGCCGAGGTTGTGACGGGTGGCGTAGACGTACAGTTCCAGACGGTTCGCCACGTTCAGTTTTTGATAGATCGCCGTCAGGTGGTTGCGCAGCGTGCGCTCGGAGATGAAGGCGCGTTCGGCCAGCTCCTTGTTCAGCGCGCCCTTGCCCTGCACGATCATGCCGATCACTTCGCGTTCGCGCGCCGTCAGCGCCGCGATGCGCTGCGCTTCCGGGTCGGCCTTCGGCACCGGCGCGACGATCTGGCCCAGCAGCGCCTGCATCAGCGACTGGTCCAGCCACAGCTCGCCGCCATGCACCTTGCGCACCGCGGCCAGCACGTCCTCCGTGGCCGCTTCCTTGCTGACGACACCGCGCGCACCCAGCTTGACGGCGGCCGTCAGGGTGGCCTGGTCGCGGTTGGCGGACAGGATCACGGCGCGCGTGACGCCGTTCGACAGCAGCGTCGGCAGGATTTCCAGCGAGCTGCTGCCTTTCAAATCCAGGTCGAGCAGGATCACGTCCGGTTTCAAGGTGGCGCACAGGCTGGTGGCTTCTTCCGGCGTGCTGGCGCTGCCGACCAGGGTCAGCGCCGGGGCCTCGGCCTGGATCAGGCGCTCGAGGCCCCACAGCATGG
Coding sequences:
- a CDS encoding type II and III secretion system protein family protein, yielding MTLLTSKTALACALATACATVVAAPARDCIDLKGGATGRLELVRGKSMLKRFCSPASQVTVGAPEVANVVVPNASEIVLVARSVGSTNLIVANKEGHSTVFDIEVKLDTAALREQFAQLFPTEKDLRVGSSGNAVVLSGMVSDSVVAAQLVALATSFQDSATAAASAGAGTPPASGVGQPAAAAAPAPAAAAKVMNMLQVAAPQQVMLEVKIAEISKSLVDQLGASLSRVSQGSSGTYGIVSSLLSGGSGSLGVLANSVGRVTIDGEKRDGLVKILAEPTVMAISGQEASFLAGGKIFIPVAQNSLSSGGAITLEEKEYGVAVKFTPTVLAGGRINLRVAPEVSELNREGIGIATTGGTNAATAILPAFTTRRATTTVQLQDGQSFAIGGLIRNNVTSNIKRFPFLGDVPVLGTLFRSSDFQNDRTELVFIVTPHLAKPLQDKPRLPTDDYIQPTRGVFFIGGSHEGFEQSDPKKTKP
- the cpaB gene encoding Flp pilus assembly protein CpaB — its product is MRNSRSLLIIGVALFLALAAVLVAAKWMTEQGAAAGTKVAIAATDIGQGARLSKDNVQLIDWPAGSLPPGAVSDLKQLENRVTRSDIGRGEPVLEAKLAPPGTTGGLSAVVAAGKRAMTVRVNDVVGVAGFALPGNYVDILVNLQASGGDMATREQSISKIVLERILVLAVAQESNRDDTKPKVVNAVTLELTPDQVEKLDLARSIGSLSLVLRNQVDPQPANTAGATRESVLGLPPVKAAPAPAAPPIAAPAARPAAPAVRAQEGVMVIRGLDAAPQSFNSKATP
- a CDS encoding ATP-binding protein, whose protein sequence is MNDIFTAPADTRAPRTVEDTGLPFLFLAELVAKVLYQRGQMRLPELASHLKLNVSVIDPLIAFLRAEKLCDLVRLGSSGTDADINYLLTESGRLRAATALARNAYAGPAPVTLAAYTTQVQAQSVANVHVTRTRMGEVFDGTVVNPRVLAQLGAAMNSGRALFLHGLAGSGKTYLAERLRDLLSGAIAVPYALMVDGEVIPFFDTVQHQPAAEPVTITSGFDRGTATDMRWVRGVRRPAALAGGELTLDMLDLRFDPHTRLYQAPPHLKSNNGIFIIDDLGRQRCSPEALMNRWIVPMDRNVDYLTLHTGHTFQVPFDVIVVFSSNFVPHRLSDGAFLRRLGYKIEVPPATTDEYGVLFRQACAQAGVPFDADAFAYLLDCHRQRNVPLLACHPRDLVRQLRDLARYEDRAPELSRRTLDWAWDNYFAAGSQHGGLDVDRRERGWMEND
- a CDS encoding prepilin peptidase, whose protein sequence is MTLLPLLLLCVLLALAVWHDLRARRIPNAIVFPGAVLALALHALLPAGEGLFGTPMGSLGLLSSLGGWALGLAFLMPMYALRLMGAGDVKLLAMVGAFVGAGQILTVGIATLLAGGVLALAVAAWQGSLRRVLNNTYQTMLHAGLTQLSDGIALPAAASGRLPYAVAIAGGTGACVAWLHLVGELPL
- a CDS encoding Flp family type IVb pilin, with the translated sequence MNFIKNFIREEDGVTAIEYALIASLIAAVIGVAVKALGGDINKIFENLKKAIAGTAPTA
- a CDS encoding response regulator transcription factor, coding for MTIRIMLVDDHKTMLWGLERLIQAEAPALTLVGSASTPEEATSLCATLKPDVILLDLDLKGSSSLEILPTLLSNGVTRAVILSANRDQATLTAAVKLGARGVVSKEAATEDVLAAVRKVHGGELWLDQSLMQALLGQIVAPVPKADPEAQRIAALTAREREVIGMIVQGKGALNKELAERAFISERTLRNHLTAIYQKLNVANRLELYVYATRHNLGT